A window of the Nocardia sp. NBC_01329 genome harbors these coding sequences:
- a CDS encoding DEAD/DEAH box helicase family protein gives MSNFAFLRAEWPNLFEEAARAERAGVADPRVTCICARRTLELTVEWLYDADSTLKKPYYNDLNAKINDPSMVALIGLDMRAKMELIRKTGNDGVHGKKPIAEKSSMETLGELFQVMYWVARRYARNPANLPPAALAFDPNLVPRPVPSEVGRKKQGEIQVMLAEFERQRKDLAAQRAANADLEAELAELRAQIQAAKQANRTVPDTHDYTENITRKLYIDRLLAEAGWQLDSLEDREYPVTGLPTPSGKGRVDYVLWDDNGKPLGLIEAKRASKDPDVAGKEQARQYADALEQQTGQRPVILYTNGFETWIWDDRLYPPRRVQGFYTKDELRLLIQRRAGRKKLATETINEQIVDRHYQTRAIRRIADSFESDNRRQALLVMATGTGKTRTAIALVDLLARSGWVKRVLFLADRQVLVNQAAKAFKTHVPGLTTVNLLADKKATGRVYVCTYQSMMALADETDSGGVKRFGPGHFDLVIIDEAHRSVYQKYGTLFTYFDSLLVGLTATPRDDIDHNTYQLFHLEDGMPTDHYDLDEAVSDKNLVPPTVVDVPLKFPRLGIKYDELPPDEQDQWESTDWAPDDGDIPDVIEPDDLNKFLFNADTVDKMLETVMEFGLKVDTGDHIGKTIVFARNTKHAKLIAERFDSLYPHYRGDFATIITSKADNAQSLIDTFEKPGSSPYLAISVDMLDTGLDVPAVVNLVFAKRVRSKTKFWQMLGRGTRLCEKLFGPGQHKTGFVVFDLGQNIEYFNQNLPTTAGRSTLSLREKLFRQRADLLLELDQLENPGDTPAEIPTGEPESTGDVRWQFAQALHQQVAGMNPDSIEVRHKLRQVEAFVDPATWRRITPQRRRELDEIAGLPTEFVEDGNSPQARRFDYLMLRLEYACLNGEPSFAALQEQVRDIATELLSPALQNIPAVSKHHDFLEDVCSDAWWDDVTLPMLEIVRRRLRALITNIKPTRRSPVYTDFTDELGQLHIQELTALSGIRGKSRFEAKVRAYLTEHADQIAVQKLRRNRQITTMDVAFLEQVFLAEGFGTAEDLEQAKSEYDGQLGLFVRAIAGLDEEAAIAAFDKFQAGRTLSANQLDFVKLLIKVITKSGVVDVGALYDPPFSSMAPRGPEELFSDKDLDAMQEVLTHLRTTAIPVDTQTA, from the coding sequence GTGAGCAACTTCGCGTTCCTGCGGGCAGAGTGGCCGAATCTGTTCGAGGAAGCGGCGCGGGCCGAGCGGGCCGGGGTGGCCGATCCACGGGTTACGTGCATCTGTGCCCGTAGAACGCTGGAGTTGACCGTCGAGTGGTTGTACGACGCGGATTCCACGCTGAAGAAGCCGTACTACAACGACTTGAACGCCAAGATCAATGATCCGTCCATGGTGGCGCTGATCGGTCTCGATATGCGGGCGAAGATGGAGCTGATCCGCAAAACCGGCAATGACGGGGTGCACGGGAAGAAGCCCATCGCCGAGAAGTCCTCGATGGAGACTCTGGGTGAGCTGTTCCAAGTGATGTACTGGGTGGCCCGGCGCTATGCCCGCAACCCCGCGAATCTCCCACCTGCGGCATTGGCTTTCGACCCGAACCTGGTGCCCCGGCCGGTTCCCTCGGAGGTGGGGCGTAAGAAGCAGGGCGAGATTCAGGTGATGCTGGCCGAATTCGAGCGGCAGCGCAAAGATCTCGCCGCCCAGCGAGCAGCAAACGCCGATCTCGAGGCAGAGCTGGCCGAGTTGCGGGCGCAGATCCAGGCGGCCAAGCAGGCCAACCGGACCGTACCCGACACACACGACTACACCGAGAACATCACTCGGAAGCTGTACATCGACCGCCTGCTGGCCGAAGCCGGGTGGCAGCTCGACAGTCTGGAGGATCGGGAGTATCCGGTAACCGGGCTGCCGACGCCGAGCGGCAAAGGACGTGTCGATTATGTGCTGTGGGACGACAACGGCAAGCCGTTGGGGCTGATCGAGGCCAAGCGCGCGTCGAAGGACCCGGATGTCGCCGGCAAGGAGCAGGCCCGCCAGTACGCCGACGCGCTGGAGCAGCAGACCGGCCAGCGTCCGGTCATCCTCTACACCAACGGTTTCGAGACCTGGATCTGGGACGACCGGCTCTATCCGCCGCGCCGGGTTCAGGGTTTCTACACGAAAGACGAGCTACGGCTGCTGATTCAGCGGCGCGCCGGCCGCAAGAAGCTGGCCACTGAAACCATCAATGAGCAGATCGTCGACCGGCATTACCAGACTCGCGCAATCCGCCGTATCGCGGACAGCTTCGAGTCCGATAATCGACGCCAGGCCCTGCTGGTGATGGCGACGGGCACGGGCAAGACTCGCACCGCCATCGCCCTGGTCGATCTGCTGGCCCGGTCAGGCTGGGTGAAGCGGGTACTGTTCCTGGCCGACCGGCAGGTACTGGTGAATCAGGCGGCAAAGGCGTTCAAGACCCACGTTCCGGGGCTCACCACGGTAAACCTGCTGGCCGACAAGAAAGCCACCGGCCGGGTGTACGTCTGCACCTATCAGTCGATGATGGCGCTGGCCGACGAAACCGACTCCGGCGGCGTGAAGCGTTTTGGGCCTGGTCATTTCGATCTGGTCATCATCGACGAGGCACACCGGTCGGTGTATCAGAAGTACGGAACATTGTTCACCTACTTCGATTCGCTGCTGGTCGGATTGACCGCCACCCCGCGCGACGATATAGACCACAACACATACCAGCTTTTCCACCTCGAAGACGGGATGCCGACCGACCACTACGACCTCGATGAGGCGGTGTCCGACAAGAACCTGGTGCCGCCCACCGTCGTCGACGTGCCCTTGAAGTTCCCGCGCCTCGGCATCAAGTACGACGAACTCCCACCTGACGAGCAAGACCAGTGGGAATCCACGGACTGGGCCCCCGACGACGGCGATATTCCCGACGTCATCGAGCCCGACGACCTTAATAAATTCCTGTTCAACGCCGACACCGTCGACAAGATGCTGGAAACAGTGATGGAATTCGGGTTGAAGGTCGATACCGGCGATCACATCGGAAAGACCATCGTGTTCGCCCGTAATACCAAACATGCCAAGCTCATCGCCGAACGCTTCGACAGCCTGTACCCGCATTACCGGGGCGACTTCGCGACCATCATCACGAGCAAGGCCGACAACGCGCAAAGCCTCATCGATACGTTCGAGAAGCCCGGCAGCTCGCCCTATCTCGCTATTTCGGTCGATATGCTCGACACCGGGTTGGATGTACCCGCCGTAGTGAACCTGGTGTTCGCCAAGCGAGTGCGCTCGAAGACCAAGTTCTGGCAGATGCTCGGACGCGGGACCCGACTGTGCGAGAAACTTTTCGGCCCCGGACAGCACAAGACCGGATTCGTCGTGTTCGACCTGGGCCAGAATATCGAGTACTTCAACCAGAACCTTCCCACCACAGCCGGCCGGTCGACGCTCTCTTTGCGCGAGAAGCTGTTCCGGCAACGTGCTGACCTGTTGTTGGAGCTGGATCAGCTGGAGAATCCCGGCGATACACCGGCCGAGATCCCGACAGGTGAACCGGAAAGCACCGGTGATGTGCGTTGGCAGTTCGCGCAGGCACTGCACCAGCAGGTGGCCGGAATGAATCCCGACAGCATCGAAGTACGCCACAAGTTGCGGCAGGTCGAAGCCTTTGTCGATCCCGCCACCTGGCGGCGGATCACACCGCAGAGGCGCAGGGAACTCGATGAGATAGCCGGGCTGCCGACCGAATTCGTGGAGGATGGCAACAGCCCTCAGGCCAGACGCTTCGACTACCTCATGCTGCGGCTGGAGTACGCGTGTCTCAATGGAGAGCCAAGCTTCGCTGCGCTGCAGGAGCAGGTGCGCGATATCGCCACAGAATTGCTCAGCCCGGCGTTGCAGAACATCCCGGCAGTCTCGAAGCATCATGACTTCCTCGAGGACGTCTGCTCCGATGCATGGTGGGATGATGTCACCCTGCCCATGCTCGAGATCGTGCGCCGACGCCTGCGTGCCCTGATCACCAATATCAAGCCAACACGGCGCAGCCCGGTCTACACCGACTTCACCGACGAGCTCGGTCAACTGCACATCCAGGAACTCACCGCGCTCAGCGGCATTCGTGGCAAGTCACGATTCGAGGCGAAAGTCCGCGCTTACCTCACTGAACACGCCGACCAGATCGCGGTGCAGAAGCTGCGGCGTAACCGGCAGATCACCACGATGGACGTCGCCTTTCTGGAGCAAGTATTCCTCGCCGAGGGCTTCGGCACGGCCGAGGACCTGGAGCAGGCGAAGTCCGAGTACGACGGGCAGCTGGGCCTATTCGTACGCGCGATCGCGGGCCTCGATGAAGAAGCCGCCATCGCCGCGTTCGACAAGTTCCAGGCTGGTCGCACACTCTCGGCGAATCAGCTCGACTTCGTCAAACTGTTGATCAAAGTGATCACCAAGAGCGGTGTCGTCGATGTCGGCGCGCTCTACGATCCCCCGTTCAGCAGCATGGCTCCACGCGGCCCCGAGGAGTTGTTCTCCGACAAAGATCTCGACGCGATGCAGGAAGTGCTCACCCACCTGCGTACCACAGCCATTCCCGTCGATACGCAGACAGCTTGA
- a CDS encoding type I restriction-modification system subunit M/S, with protein sequence MSEPDYLVILMCLIFLRVRDNDSWCELRRAAGQQQGEELLREAGWRIDVVLRSHAIAPGVRPVMERLHARRVRDVREMLDGCENLGPHAFSSLVDRYAAITDSGSAGYFTPASPAALMSALASADGRVSGLLYDPYARGGELLLAAIGECDPDADVRVRGVGQAMQSLRIAAMRTAIAGRTGDFRQRDSAPWEDEDSDSVRADIVLTNPPFNNRTERRSDYRSEDWDFGVPPSHNDNFAWLQHAVASLAPDGVAVVLMPAQAAVSADRSEMEIRRRMVAAGAVRAVVTLPARIFPNTDIAASVWIVARGVTDFEAVLLMDAGNMGVRDGNRIRLPDHAVAAITDCFRNRRSLPPEHVVELAGGGSAINADLDMIGEAGFGLRPADYIRRAAQNGTDALLGDIGRAIAAFGRSRESTEPRAVLDRLCSDDGPLRDDPEARRVVRLDAICDIQPGLSHDLMPKGEAAEERSVPVVKRKHLRDFRVDGASAEAIGERAADRLGKYLLEPNDILLARSGSMIPPAIVDADQSRMLLGNNLIRIRVQGNAEVDPLYLLVYLSSPRILADIAARTTGTAVATLSKDALGCQTIILPSLEEQRWIGTTMNAVDDQVAGLRTLADAAAQVRAVLTDGLAAGVVGLGCPPVPSGTVSDSAIY encoded by the coding sequence GTGTCCGAACCGGACTACCTGGTCATTCTGATGTGCCTGATATTTCTTCGGGTGCGCGATAACGACTCCTGGTGCGAGTTGCGGCGTGCGGCAGGGCAGCAACAGGGTGAGGAACTGCTTCGGGAGGCCGGCTGGCGCATCGACGTCGTGCTCCGCTCGCACGCCATCGCACCAGGTGTGCGTCCAGTAATGGAACGACTGCACGCGCGGCGGGTCCGCGATGTGCGGGAAATGCTCGATGGATGCGAAAATCTGGGTCCGCACGCATTCTCCAGCCTAGTCGACCGCTACGCCGCCATCACTGACTCGGGCAGCGCCGGGTACTTCACACCGGCCTCGCCGGCCGCTCTCATGTCAGCGCTCGCGAGCGCCGACGGCCGGGTATCCGGGCTGTTGTACGACCCATATGCCCGCGGTGGTGAATTGCTGCTGGCCGCCATAGGCGAGTGTGATCCGGACGCAGATGTCCGTGTCCGGGGTGTCGGTCAGGCAATGCAATCACTGCGGATAGCTGCCATGCGGACCGCGATCGCGGGCCGAACCGGCGACTTTCGGCAGAGGGATTCGGCGCCGTGGGAAGATGAGGACTCCGACAGTGTCCGCGCGGACATAGTCCTGACGAATCCGCCGTTCAACAATCGGACCGAACGCCGCTCGGACTATCGATCCGAAGACTGGGATTTCGGTGTTCCGCCGTCACACAATGACAACTTTGCTTGGCTGCAGCACGCTGTGGCGAGTCTGGCGCCGGACGGCGTGGCAGTGGTGCTGATGCCCGCGCAGGCAGCAGTCTCCGCCGACCGCTCCGAGATGGAAATCCGTCGTCGAATGGTGGCAGCGGGCGCGGTACGCGCAGTGGTCACTTTGCCAGCCAGAATATTCCCGAACACCGATATCGCGGCATCGGTGTGGATCGTCGCCCGTGGCGTGACGGACTTTGAAGCTGTGTTGCTAATGGACGCAGGGAACATGGGTGTGCGGGATGGTAACCGCATCCGGTTGCCGGACCACGCGGTGGCAGCGATCACCGACTGCTTCCGTAACCGGCGCTCTCTGCCGCCGGAGCACGTCGTGGAACTGGCGGGGGGTGGGTCGGCGATCAACGCGGACCTGGACATGATCGGTGAGGCAGGGTTCGGGCTGCGCCCCGCGGATTATATCCGTCGTGCGGCGCAGAACGGGACCGATGCTCTGCTGGGCGATATCGGTCGAGCAATCGCCGCATTCGGGCGATCACGGGAATCGACTGAGCCGCGGGCCGTGCTCGATCGGCTGTGTTCAGATGACGGACCTCTACGAGACGATCCGGAGGCCCGGCGAGTAGTCCGGCTGGACGCTATCTGTGACATTCAACCGGGACTCTCGCACGACCTCATGCCGAAAGGAGAGGCCGCTGAGGAACGCTCGGTGCCGGTGGTGAAGCGGAAACATCTGCGCGACTTCCGGGTCGATGGCGCCTCTGCCGAGGCGATCGGTGAGAGGGCGGCCGACCGGCTCGGCAAGTACCTCCTCGAACCGAACGATATTTTGCTGGCCCGCTCCGGTTCCATGATCCCACCGGCCATTGTCGACGCCGATCAGTCTCGGATGTTGTTGGGTAATAACCTGATTCGAATTCGAGTCCAGGGCAATGCCGAGGTCGATCCGCTCTACCTGCTCGTCTACCTGTCGAGTCCCCGGATTCTGGCCGACATAGCCGCCCGTACGACCGGCACTGCGGTCGCTACCCTGAGCAAGGATGCGCTGGGTTGTCAGACGATCATCCTTCCTTCCTTGGAGGAACAACGCTGGATCGGCACAACCATGAATGCCGTCGACGATCAGGTCGCGGGGCTCCGCACACTTGCGGACGCCGCTGCGCAGGTCCGCGCGGTACTGACAGATGGTTTGGCTGCCGGGGTCGTAGGGTTGGGCTGCCCGCCTGTTCCTTCGGGAACAGTCAGCGATTCCGCAATATACTGA
- a CDS encoding thioredoxin domain-containing protein, translating into MNRLSGATSPYLRQHASNPVHWREWDADALAEAAARDVPILLSIGYASCHWCHVMAYESFADEATAAQMNDEFVCIKVDREERPDLDAVYMNATVAMTGQGGWPMTCFLTPAGEPFYCGTYYPKVPRGGMPSFTQLLTAITDTWRNRRADVDTASEQVAAALREQAGGIPKSELTVTAELLDNATGTVLRDFDETHGGFGGAPKFPPAALLEGLLRSWERTGDPAVRAVVDRTAEAMARGGIYDQLRGGFARYAVDAAWVVPHFEKMLYDNAQLLRFYAHLARRSPDDRLPRRITEELVGFLLDDLSTAHGLASALDADTHVEPGEPGVEGATYVWNPAELIGELGPIEGAWAGEVFGVTTAGNFEQGCSVLTLRADPEDADRFAQARTALRAARERRPQPDRDDKAVTAWNCMAITALCEAARALDRRDWFDSAYDLARVILDLHVVDDRVLRASLGGVAGSAPGVLEDYAWLATALLALHQYSGSAGWLPDIHRILDSAVAHFADPDEPGSWFDTADDAETLIARPRDPIDGATPAGASVLAEALLTASAVVEPDRAARYRELAEQTLARGAVVLAKAPRSAGQWLTVAEAALQGPLQIAISTTGYQPVGDAELLEIARAYAPGGTVVVRADVDTVPLLADRPSIEGTAAAYVCRGSVCDLPVTTPAALRAALTGPAASA; encoded by the coding sequence ATGAACCGTCTATCCGGTGCCACCTCGCCGTACCTGCGTCAGCACGCGAGCAACCCGGTCCATTGGCGGGAATGGGATGCCGACGCGCTCGCCGAAGCCGCGGCGCGCGATGTGCCGATCCTGCTGTCGATCGGGTACGCGTCCTGTCACTGGTGCCATGTGATGGCCTACGAATCATTCGCCGACGAGGCCACCGCCGCGCAGATGAACGACGAGTTCGTCTGCATCAAGGTCGACCGCGAAGAGCGTCCGGACCTGGACGCGGTGTACATGAACGCCACCGTCGCGATGACCGGCCAGGGCGGCTGGCCGATGACCTGCTTTCTGACCCCGGCGGGCGAACCGTTCTATTGCGGTACCTACTACCCCAAGGTGCCGCGGGGCGGGATGCCGTCGTTCACCCAGTTACTGACCGCGATCACCGATACCTGGCGGAACCGCCGAGCCGATGTCGACACCGCCTCCGAACAGGTGGCCGCGGCTTTACGCGAGCAGGCGGGCGGGATCCCGAAATCCGAGCTCACCGTCACCGCCGAGCTGCTGGACAATGCCACGGGCACCGTCCTGCGCGATTTCGACGAGACCCACGGCGGTTTCGGCGGCGCCCCGAAATTCCCGCCCGCCGCGCTGCTCGAGGGCTTGTTGCGCAGCTGGGAGCGCACCGGCGATCCCGCGGTACGGGCCGTGGTGGACCGCACCGCCGAGGCCATGGCCCGCGGCGGTATTTACGACCAGTTGCGCGGCGGGTTCGCCCGCTATGCGGTGGACGCGGCCTGGGTGGTCCCGCATTTCGAGAAAATGCTCTACGACAATGCGCAACTGCTGCGCTTCTACGCGCACCTCGCGCGCCGGAGTCCCGACGACCGGCTGCCGCGCCGGATCACCGAGGAACTGGTCGGGTTCCTGCTCGACGATCTGTCCACCGCGCACGGTCTGGCCTCCGCCCTGGATGCCGACACCCATGTGGAACCGGGTGAGCCCGGTGTGGAGGGCGCGACATATGTCTGGAACCCCGCCGAGCTGATCGGAGAGCTCGGGCCTATCGAAGGTGCCTGGGCCGGGGAGGTATTCGGGGTCACGACGGCCGGGAATTTCGAACAGGGCTGTTCGGTGCTGACCCTGCGCGCCGATCCGGAGGACGCGGACCGGTTCGCGCAGGCCCGCACCGCGCTGCGTGCCGCCCGGGAACGTCGCCCACAACCCGATCGCGACGACAAAGCGGTCACCGCCTGGAACTGTATGGCGATCACCGCGCTGTGCGAGGCGGCGCGCGCCCTCGACCGGCGCGACTGGTTCGACTCCGCCTACGACCTCGCCCGGGTGATCCTCGACCTGCACGTCGTCGATGATCGGGTGCTGCGGGCCTCGCTCGGCGGAGTCGCCGGTAGCGCGCCTGGGGTACTCGAGGACTATGCCTGGCTGGCCACCGCGCTGCTGGCCCTGCACCAGTACTCCGGCTCGGCGGGCTGGCTACCGGATATCCACCGCATCCTCGACTCGGCCGTCGCGCATTTCGCCGACCCGGACGAACCCGGCAGCTGGTTCGATACCGCCGATGACGCCGAAACGCTCATCGCGCGCCCCCGCGATCCGATCGACGGCGCCACCCCGGCCGGGGCGTCGGTACTGGCCGAGGCGTTGCTGACCGCATCGGCTGTCGTCGAACCGGACCGCGCTGCCCGCTACCGCGAACTGGCCGAACAGACGCTGGCACGCGGTGCGGTGGTGCTGGCGAAGGCGCCCCGCTCGGCCGGACAGTGGTTGACGGTGGCCGAAGCCGCACTACAGGGTCCGCTGCAGATCGCCATCTCCACCACGGGCTACCAACCGGTGGGTGACGCGGAACTGCTGGAGATCGCGCGGGCCTACGCGCCCGGCGGCACCGTCGTCGTCCGGGCCGATGTGGATACCGTCCCGCTGCTCGCCGATCGGCCCTCGATCGAGGGCACCGCGGCCGCCTACGTCTGCCGCGGCTCGGTCTGCGATCTGCCGGTGACCACCCCCGCCGCGCTGCGTGCCGCGCTGACCGGGCCTGCGGCCTCGGCGTAG
- a CDS encoding restriction endonuclease subunit S: MKIPARLDEVAEIIMGQAPPGESYNSNFHGLPLIAGAGDFSKNGIQPKKYTTSPSKQSIPGDIILGIRASIGDKRIADKKYALGRGVASIRPTDQLSPRFLWHWIGHFSKKLSEKGKGATFKQVNRKDIGELPIHVLPLSEQLRIADVLDRADELRAKRRRAITLLDDLAQSLFTTMFGDPDKYPVVSLGELAEVTSGITKGRKISSNIATRRVPYLAVLNVQDKYLDLTTVKSIDVTHSELDRYRLRHGDLVLTEGGDPDKLGRGTVWQNEIEQCIHQNHIFRVRINSYSPIKSTYLNWLIASNRGKQYFLRSAKQTTGIASINATQLRNFPVAVPSADLQERFIQQIEAVAAEKRTHLSHLAHLDAFFASLRSRAFRGELWQTDLEHLEGEGLS; the protein is encoded by the coding sequence GTGAAAATACCTGCAAGGCTAGACGAAGTCGCAGAAATCATTATGGGCCAGGCACCCCCCGGAGAGTCGTATAACTCAAATTTTCACGGTCTACCGCTAATCGCTGGAGCGGGCGATTTCAGCAAAAATGGGATCCAGCCGAAAAAGTATACAACAAGCCCATCCAAACAGTCTATTCCAGGCGATATAATCCTTGGGATCCGGGCGTCGATCGGCGACAAGAGAATTGCCGACAAAAAGTACGCCTTAGGCCGGGGAGTTGCTTCGATTCGCCCGACCGATCAGCTCTCCCCTAGATTTCTGTGGCATTGGATCGGCCACTTTTCAAAGAAACTCTCAGAAAAAGGAAAAGGTGCAACCTTCAAGCAGGTGAACCGCAAAGATATCGGAGAGTTACCGATCCATGTGCTCCCATTATCCGAGCAACTCCGGATTGCGGACGTGCTGGATCGGGCGGATGAATTGCGAGCGAAGCGACGGCGGGCTATCACCCTCCTCGACGACCTCGCCCAATCCCTCTTTACTACAATGTTCGGAGACCCGGACAAATATCCGGTGGTATCTCTCGGCGAACTGGCGGAGGTAACTTCAGGCATCACCAAAGGACGAAAAATATCGAGCAATATCGCGACAAGAAGAGTCCCATATCTTGCTGTCCTCAACGTGCAGGACAAATATCTCGACCTCACCACCGTGAAAAGCATTGATGTTACACATTCCGAGCTGGATAGATACCGACTTAGACACGGAGATCTAGTGTTGACCGAGGGCGGTGACCCAGACAAGCTAGGTCGAGGAACCGTGTGGCAGAACGAAATTGAACAATGCATACATCAGAATCACATATTCAGAGTACGAATCAACAGCTATTCACCCATAAAGTCAACGTATCTAAATTGGCTGATCGCATCTAATCGCGGCAAGCAGTACTTCCTCCGATCAGCCAAACAAACCACCGGCATTGCGTCGATCAACGCAACACAACTTCGCAATTTCCCGGTCGCGGTTCCGTCCGCGGATCTTCAGGAACGGTTCATCCAACAAATAGAAGCTGTGGCCGCGGAGAAGCGCACACACCTTTCACACCTCGCCCACCTGGACGCCTTCTTCGCCTCTCTCCGATCCCGTGCCTTCCGCGGCGAACTCTGGCAGACTGACCTCGAACACCTTGAGGGGGAGGGATTGTCGTGA
- a CDS encoding type I restriction-modification system subunit M, translating into MITGELRTKIDSLWDAFWSGGISNPLEVIEQITYLIFLRRLDDIQTVKERKANRTSSPIDRPIYTDETDSLRWSNLKNLHPDLMFPRFQDGVFPWLRNLSGADASDESTYAHHMRDARFTIPTPGLLGKVVDLINELPLDAGDTKGDLYEYMLGKLATAGQNGQFRTPRHIIDLMVRMMAPGPNDEVCDPACGTAGFLVGAAEYIAQTHHEDLLDPAIRDHYDHGMFHGFDFDRTMLRIASMNMLMHGVDQPDIRYRDSLAESAAGEADKYSMILANPPFAGSLDYATTAKDLQTIVKTKKTELLFLALFLRLLKPGGRAAVIVPDGVLFGSTKVHKELRKMLVEGHKLDAVVKLPSGVFKPYAGVSTAILFFTKTNSGGTDSVWFYEVTADGFSLDDKRTPLLPDSKLGAAPTTALADDEHAENSLPDVLTRWALRNGSEHDRPRTAQSFCVPKADIAAQDYDLSLNRYKEIVHEEIEHRPPMEIIEELERIEAEIQQGMSDLKGLLG; encoded by the coding sequence GTGATCACCGGCGAACTCCGCACCAAGATAGACAGCCTCTGGGATGCCTTCTGGTCTGGCGGCATCTCCAACCCCCTCGAAGTGATCGAGCAGATCACCTACCTGATCTTCCTGCGGCGATTGGATGACATCCAGACCGTCAAGGAGCGCAAGGCGAATCGCACATCCAGCCCGATCGATCGGCCTATCTACACCGACGAGACCGACTCGCTACGGTGGTCGAACCTGAAGAACCTCCACCCGGACCTGATGTTCCCGCGGTTCCAGGACGGGGTGTTCCCCTGGTTGCGTAACCTGAGCGGCGCGGACGCCAGCGACGAATCCACCTACGCCCACCACATGCGCGACGCCCGCTTCACCATCCCCACCCCCGGCCTGCTCGGCAAAGTGGTGGACCTGATCAACGAACTTCCGCTCGACGCGGGCGACACCAAGGGCGACCTGTACGAGTACATGCTCGGCAAACTCGCCACCGCCGGCCAGAACGGCCAGTTCCGCACCCCTCGCCACATCATCGACCTGATGGTGCGAATGATGGCCCCCGGCCCAAACGACGAGGTCTGCGATCCGGCCTGCGGCACAGCCGGGTTCCTAGTCGGCGCGGCCGAGTACATCGCCCAGACCCACCACGAGGACCTGCTCGATCCGGCCATCCGCGACCACTACGACCACGGCATGTTCCACGGCTTCGACTTCGACCGCACCATGCTGCGCATCGCCAGCATGAACATGCTCATGCACGGCGTCGACCAACCCGATATTCGCTACCGAGACTCCCTGGCCGAAAGCGCCGCCGGCGAGGCCGACAAGTACTCCATGATCCTGGCTAACCCACCCTTCGCCGGCAGCCTCGACTATGCGACCACCGCCAAGGACCTCCAGACCATCGTCAAAACCAAGAAGACCGAGCTGCTCTTCTTGGCCTTGTTCCTGCGCCTGCTCAAACCCGGCGGCCGGGCCGCCGTCATCGTCCCCGACGGCGTGCTGTTCGGATCCACCAAGGTACACAAGGAACTTCGCAAGATGCTGGTAGAGGGCCACAAGCTCGACGCTGTCGTGAAACTCCCGAGCGGGGTGTTCAAGCCCTACGCGGGTGTATCCACCGCCATCCTGTTCTTCACTAAAACCAACAGCGGCGGCACCGATTCCGTATGGTTCTACGAGGTGACGGCCGACGGATTCAGCCTCGACGACAAGCGCACCCCGTTACTGCCGGACAGCAAGCTCGGCGCGGCCCCCACCACTGCTCTCGCTGATGACGAGCATGCCGAGAACAGCCTTCCCGACGTACTGACCCGCTGGGCGCTGCGCAACGGCAGCGAGCACGACCGGCCCCGGACCGCCCAGAGCTTCTGTGTGCCAAAGGCCGATATCGCCGCCCAGGACTACGACCTGTCGCTCAACCGGTACAAGGAAATCGTCCACGAGGAGATCGAACACCGACCACCGATGGAGATCATCGAGGAACTGGAGCGGATCGAAGCGGAGATCCAGCAGGGCATGTCGGATTTGAAGGGGCTGCTGGGGTGA